ttgtaaattgaattaaaattaattttacaaaactaaaccagaattaaaaaaaaaactaagtaaaCCAGAACATTAAATCAATAACTAATTAACCAAAATCTAAACCTCATTAACCAAACCCTaattaactctaaacctaatATCTCTGCTGCCGCCTCCCCCCTCCTTTGCCTCTTTCTTCTCGATGTCTTCCTCTATTCTGTCTCTATCTCCGGCACCATCGATGGATGACCGGGACGAGTTCGAGACCGTTGATGACATGGGCAAGCTCGAGACCCGTGACGATGGGAGGAGACGTCTCCTCTGCTCACGAGCACCAGCTCCGCTCACGACCACCACCTCTTGCTCATGACCACCACCTTTACCAACACAAGATAAATCagattaaaacatataaaacttTAACATATAGTGTTAGGGATTagttttagaatataaaatttatgttttggagtttttaattaattaaatttagtgTTATAATATAAGGTTTGGATTTTGGGGTTTGGGATTTAGAGTGAAATTTgagaataaaatttgaaaaattagatttGTAATTTATGTGTTAAGATTTGGTGTTTAAGTTGGAAAATATTAGTTTACTGCgtagatttataatttatatggtATAGTACATATGGTTTGAAGTATGTTTGGGGTTTGGAGaatagggtttggagtttagatATAGGGTATggatttagatttttaatttaggggttaaaaatgttaaaatgaatttttaaatataaatgttaagactTAGTTATAAAGTTAAAGTTACAAAACTAAAGAAATTTGGAAATTACAAATTGTGTATAGCTGTAAAATTTAAGAGCTAATGATTTAGTAGTATGTagtttaggtttagagttttagtgtTTGAAATATAACGTTTGAAGAATGATTTTTCTTAGCGTAAGAAAAATGCTTACGCTAAGAAAAATGCTATTATATGTCTTTGATAACATTATTGAAACCGCTTAAATATGTCTTTGGCGCTTAAATCTAATTTCTTGCTAAATATTGGCTAAATCAGTGATTTTATCTTTTCGCTcacttaattttcaaaataacattaattaagtgttattttaggTCTCACTCTATCATAGCGTTTATCTAACGCTAttgtaaaaatagtttcaaaaaacgttttcgattttcaaagagaaattttttttaaaaaaaaattgaaattgttttttataaaaagttgaatttgaaaacatataatttgaaactataaaattatttttttaattttttatcattatttatatttatatatctataaagcaATAGGTAGAATAGTATTTTGcctctttaatgaaatttattttggtcatcTTCTTTTTTGGGCTCTTTtggtgacaaaaactttaaaatgggTACTTAAGAGAATTGTCCAACTAAATATTTGAGTTAATTATTcatgttataaatatttattaataatttgttgaAATCTATAGTATTTGCACttcaagaaaacatattttttacgagggcaATATTCtttgttaattcgtcgtaaattgtTAATTCATCGTAAAAGGgatgttacgacgaattaacatcGAAAACCGTTttgttgttaaacgtccgtcgtaacagaggtttcgtcgtaaacacgTGGTAACGTTTACGAGTACGAGGAAAGCTTTCCTCGTAAAACGGAAAGaaacatttcgtcgtaaacgagaCGTAACATTTTGTTGTAAAGTATTCGTattatttcgatgtaaactccatgtaacatttacgaggattttacaatTCTGCCCATGTAAGCTCCATGTAAACGTTAGACGATGCTACGAGGATTTCATTGTAAATTTCATGATaagtttacaacgaatttacatcgTTTCTcaaaaactatttaaataaaaataaaaaatattatttaatatttgaaattttaaaaactttaaatataaaatgaaatatgaaaatcaaaacatattctcaaaaactatttaaaagtcATAACATAAtacttaaattcataatacaaaacaaaacaaattaaaaaaactactaCATATAATCGAAGTAGTCGGTGGCGGTGCTCGGTTGAGAATGGTCTGGATCGGCATCTTCGGGATTCAGTATTGGCATCCCGAGAGCTGCTCGTCTCTCATTTAATGTTCTCTGCATAGTCGGGTTAACAGAACTTATTCCCACTGTTCGTcccttctttctaggagccacctataaaaacatattaatatagttaaattttattaaatagttaaatttatttaaataaatttataaagttttacctcttcgaagatcctgtcgacctcttcggtggtcagtttgacgggtaatccatcgggagactgctGGATTAATTGCGTCTCGCGCTCTTCAGACCGAAAAGCCACTGCGTTGAAGAGTTTCTCGGATGTCGGATCTACAAAAATCCCGTCTGATCTGGCGTGGGTCATCTTGAATAGatcagacagagatggtaagactctCGTCTTCTCATACTACAAAcgaaaaacttaaataaaattaaatattaaaattaaattaaatattaaaattaaaaataaattaaagaattcaaaataaatattagaaacaaacttacagcttctagacggattcCGGCGTGAGccttttgtccggttctgtgaaccATGGGGAAATGACCATCTTTGTCCTTCGTTCTTTGGGAAGCGGAGAAAGAGTTGGCCTTACGGATCGAAGAGGGTAGCTTCCAAAAGGCGATGAGATCATCGCATACATCCTTCATGAGCTCGGTGGGCTTTCCGTCATaaccgtagatctcccacttgtccttccaatcggagacagTGTTGCAAAGGCGggtctttgcctttgcaacgaattccctcttcaccctctcggGGATTCCCAAGGACCAGTGCCACCTTTgctgaaacagaaaaaaaattgaaaaaattaaaataaatatttaattagatgtttttaaaaaatatatattaccgcaaaatatttaaaccaagtCGTCTTAACGTGGTCTGGAGTCTTACTCCAATTCGGGTAGGCTCCGTCATAGTAGCCCTTGATCGTTTCCGACACGCTCCGGCCAACACGATTGTTGGCTCCAAACCTGAAAAGAGAacctaatatttaaaaaataaaaaaaaataaattttaatgtacTAATAAATAACAAGTTACCAATAAGTTCACGGCGGTCTATCAGGATCTAGAACATCCAAGCCCTCTCGTCCAgtctgggcaagcaaatcctccactgTATATCTCGCGTATGGGGCAGATGGAGCCACATGCAAATCTGGATGAACTGCACCTGTTGGGACAGGTTGAGGTGCAGcagctggaggaggaggaggtggaggcatatgaggtgcaggaggaggaggactcCAAGAAACTCCCTGGGatgtctgagagtctggaattGCCTCGGAAgatgatggaccggaagaagatgtcctGACACCATCATGAAACATCTGAGAGTAAGTAGGTGTTGCTGGCTTTCTTCTAGGACccatccaatttttttaaaaaaattacagttAGTTTTATCAATAAcgacataatttaaaaatattattatgatacctaactaatcacctaaactaattacctataCTAACCACTTAAATTAATTATCTATACTAACcacccaaaactaaacaatttttttaaaaaaaattagagagagggagaggttACCTTAGAGGAGTGGAGAGGgatttgggaggaatgaacgacCAAAGCTCGTTCTGAGGCGTCACCTATATATAAGTAAACGCTATTCTCGTAAAGTCGTCGTAAAGTTACGatgaagttaccaggcccgcgttttttcatttacgacgaaattgcAAGGTCcgcttttttcatttacgacgaatttaccagaCCCGTGTTCTTAaagttacaacgaatttacgtgaaaaatttacgacgaatttacgtgaaccaagttacgacgaatttactaggcctttgtttttgtttacgacgactttacgatttttaaccctaaaccccgaaacctgaaaacctaaaccccaaagttaCTTATCTTataacatcatcttcttctttacatcttcttcctctttatccaacttaaaccctaaactccaaattaatttttttaaacaaaaaaaaacatattatattaaaacaacatatgttacacatacatttaaatgataaaatgataaaaaaactatttgatacACATACATTAAAgtgagaaaatgaaaaagaaaaacaacatttgttacatagattacatcattctgaatcgttttcgttctcatcaagaTCAGTACAATGATCATCGTCGCGTCcatcgaactcgtcttcacgtgcttcatctgtcacATCCTTGGGAAGATCTTCATATTGTTGGTTTTCCGGATCGATCAGAAGGATTTCATTAAGTTGTTGATCAGGTAcatcaacttcattgatagcgtcttcttcttgaaaaggtggttcttctccagcaacaattcgtccacgaggtgtaatttttaTAACAGCTACCCAGTTTATCCCAGAACTTCGAAGGCGGGGGTATGGAAGGAAGATGACTTCTTCGGCTTGAGAATCTAGGATGAAAGGCTCGAacttgttgtatcttctcccagaattgacatccacaacaccaaatttgttaacCCGAACACCTCGGTTCAcaacggggtcgaaccattcacatttgaagaggacgcattttagcttcaataaccccggaaattcgacttcaataatctcctacAATATCCCGTAAAAGTTTGTTtcgcctttcacacatatttcGTAGTTACTTGctcccgatgtctcccatactcatatgtgtgaaaggtaaaacctcatgtgaaatacataggtgatgtggtgacctttgctaCTGGACCTTGGACCAAATCGTGAAATCATACGGGGTAATATGGATCGTCATACTCAACCTACAAAAAGCATCACCGTTAAAATTATCTTATAGCATCACTGTTaaaatgagatatatatatatatatacatgtgattttaaccacttgacaaaagTGCTTATCTTTCCGTGCGTCAACCTCAGTTgaggatattcctggtattgcttcttcaacttgagatataaacatgatGCAAATAAAATGAATGCATTAAAgcatatataattaacatttttcatataattaacattcacaaaaatatttacctctCAAATGAACGGATTACTGCATCTTCGCAGTTGAGCaaaatataagtgtgggcactatgcttatcttcttcacatgaccaccatacttctttcagtttaccaccaaaccgtccaatttCACataaaatgtcaggaacaccatcaactgcatatgatgtcggtactcctccatcatcatatcttctaggaattatttttcttgtacgaacagttggagcaaagtagtatgatgtgaagttagatgtttctaCTGTCAGACTCCCaacaactattgaaccttcgacctttgcaagatttcttgtttttcccttcaaatgtttcatggaacgctcatacggatacatccatccgttgtgaacaggtccacgaagcaatgcttcatacgggaggtggacaactagatgctccatgacgtaaAAAAATGATGgtggaaatatcttctccagattgcacaatatgatcggaatgttctcATGAAGTttttcgatgacttcttccttggacgtacgtgtgctaagatctctgaagaatgctccgatggctgtatattgcaaaaagAAACccaattaataacatttcataacatatgtacatatattataaattaatatttacctgcaattgcttcatgtacatttgttggaaggagctcggcaaaagcaaatggaagtattcattgcataaacacatgacaatcatgactcttcattcctaAGAACTTTttacctcgttcaacacatcttgacatattagaaacataaccatcagagaac
The window above is part of the Brassica napus cultivar Da-Ae chromosome C8, Da-Ae, whole genome shotgun sequence genome. Proteins encoded here:
- the LOC125591784 gene encoding uncharacterized protein LOC125591784, which produces MPPPPPPPAAAPQPVPTGAVHPDLHVAPSAPYARYTVEDLLAQTGREGLDVLDPDRPPFGANNRVGRSVSETIKGYYDGAYPNWSKTPDHQRWHWSLGIPERVKREFVAKAKTRLCNTVSDWKDKWEIYGYDGKPTELMKDVCDDLIAFWKLPSSIRKANSFSASQRTKDKDGHFPMVHRTGQKAHAGIRLEAYEKTRVLPSLSDLFKMTHARSDGIFVDPTSEKLFNAVAFRSEERETQLIQQSPDGLPVAPRKKGRTVGISSVNPTMQRTLNERRAALGMPILNPEDADPDHSQPSTATDYFDYM